In a single window of the Leisingera daeponensis DSM 23529 genome:
- the tatC gene encoding twin-arginine translocase subunit TatC, with the protein MSNPDEIDDSTAPLIEHLAELRTRLIHSVLAFMVGMVICFTVATPVFNFLTAPLCEVLAESGQDCALIFISPQEGFFVAIKISFLGGFMLAFPFIGYQLWRFVAPGLYKSEKGAFLPFLVASPFMFILGASFAFYVVTPLAYDFFLGFQQFGATGEAITGEEVTQGLSVVFQGSAQEYLNLTIKFIVAFGLCFQLPVLLTLMGKAGLVSAEGLGSVRKYAVVAILVLAALVTPPDVITQIILFVVVYGLYEISIFLVRRVETKREAKLRAEGYYDDEDEMDAHPDDPLMAEFEAEDGKGT; encoded by the coding sequence ATGAGCAACCCGGATGAGATCGACGACTCAACCGCACCGCTGATCGAGCATCTGGCCGAGCTGCGCACGCGGCTTATTCATTCGGTGCTGGCCTTCATGGTTGGCATGGTGATCTGTTTCACCGTGGCAACGCCGGTGTTCAACTTCCTCACCGCGCCGCTGTGCGAGGTGCTGGCGGAAAGCGGCCAGGACTGCGCGCTGATCTTCATCAGCCCGCAGGAGGGTTTCTTTGTCGCGATCAAGATCTCCTTCCTGGGCGGCTTTATGCTGGCGTTTCCCTTTATCGGGTACCAGCTGTGGCGGTTTGTGGCGCCGGGCCTGTACAAGTCTGAGAAGGGGGCGTTCCTGCCTTTCCTGGTGGCGTCGCCCTTCATGTTCATTCTGGGCGCCAGCTTTGCCTTCTATGTCGTCACCCCGCTGGCCTACGACTTCTTCCTGGGCTTCCAGCAGTTCGGCGCCACTGGCGAGGCGATTACCGGCGAGGAGGTCACTCAGGGTCTCAGCGTGGTGTTCCAGGGCTCCGCGCAGGAGTATCTGAACCTGACCATCAAGTTCATCGTGGCCTTTGGCCTGTGCTTCCAACTGCCGGTGCTGCTGACGCTGATGGGCAAGGCCGGTCTGGTCAGCGCCGAAGGCCTGGGGTCAGTCCGCAAATACGCGGTGGTTGCGATTCTGGTGCTGGCAGCCCTGGTGACGCCGCCGGACGTGATCACTCAGATCATCCTGTTTGTGGTCGTTTACGGGCTGTATGAAATCTCGATTTTCCTGGTCCGCAGGGTCGAGACCAAGCGCGAGGCAAAGCTGCGCGCCGAGGGCTACTATGACGATGAGGACGAGATGGACGCCCATCCCGACGATCCCCTGATGGCTGAGTTCGAGGCTGAGGACGGCAAGGGCACATAG
- a CDS encoding protein-L-isoaspartate(D-aspartate) O-methyltransferase, with protein sequence MSGPDPETKMQFLYSVRSRGVTDQKVLEAIEEIDRGLFVRGIFSERAYEDVPLPIACGQTISQPSVVGMMTQALQLSQRDTVLEVGTGSGYQAAILSKLARRVYTIDRHARLVREARSVFDRLRLANVTSLVGDGSHGLPDQAPFDRIIVTAAAEDPPGPLLAQLKTGGIMVLPVGQSDHVQTLIRVRKTEDGLEYDELRPVRFVPLLEGLGKDS encoded by the coding sequence ATGAGCGGACCCGATCCGGAAACCAAGATGCAGTTCCTCTACTCCGTGCGCTCGCGCGGGGTGACCGACCAGAAGGTGCTGGAGGCGATCGAGGAAATCGACCGCGGCCTGTTCGTGCGCGGCATCTTCTCGGAGCGCGCCTATGAAGACGTGCCGCTGCCGATTGCCTGCGGCCAGACCATTTCGCAGCCTTCGGTGGTGGGGATGATGACCCAGGCGCTGCAGCTGTCGCAGCGCGACACCGTGCTGGAGGTGGGCACCGGCTCCGGCTATCAGGCGGCGATCCTGTCCAAGCTGGCGCGCCGGGTCTACACCATCGACCGCCACGCCCGGCTGGTGCGCGAGGCGCGGTCCGTGTTCGACCGCCTGCGGCTCGCCAATGTGACCTCGCTGGTCGGCGATGGCAGCCACGGGCTGCCGGACCAGGCGCCGTTCGACCGCATCATCGTGACAGCCGCCGCAGAGGACCCGCCCGGGCCGCTTCTGGCGCAGCTCAAGACCGGCGGCATCATGGTGCTGCCGGTGGGCCAGTCGGACCATGTGCAGACCCTGATCCGGGTGCGCAAAACCGAAGACGGGCTCGAGTATGACGAGCTGCGCCCGGTGCGCTTCGTGCCGCTGCTTGAAGGGCTGGGCAAGGACAGCTAG
- a CDS encoding SDR family NAD(P)-dependent oxidoreductase: MTDKIALITGASRGLGSALAEALAPTHHIVAVARTTGALEELDDRIKAAGGSATLAPMDITVPEAMATLCRGIHDRWGKLDLWLHTAIHATALCPAPSVAAKDWTKAVAINATATSVLIPYVAPLLGRTGRAVFFDDPKAGEKFYGTYGATKAAQMALARSWQAETERTGPKVRILEPQPMATALRARFHPGEDRAALTPIQDEAARLLPQILAD, from the coding sequence ATGACAGACAAAATCGCTCTCATCACCGGCGCATCCCGCGGCCTGGGCAGCGCCCTGGCCGAGGCGCTTGCGCCCACCCATCACATTGTCGCCGTGGCGCGCACCACCGGCGCGCTGGAAGAGCTGGACGACCGCATCAAGGCCGCGGGCGGCAGCGCCACCCTGGCGCCGATGGACATCACCGTGCCGGAGGCGATGGCAACGCTGTGCCGCGGCATCCATGACCGCTGGGGCAAGCTGGACCTGTGGCTGCACACCGCGATCCATGCCACCGCGCTGTGCCCGGCGCCCTCCGTTGCGGCCAAGGACTGGACCAAGGCGGTCGCGATCAACGCCACTGCCACCTCGGTGCTGATCCCCTATGTTGCGCCCTTGCTGGGCCGGACGGGGCGCGCAGTGTTCTTTGACGACCCCAAGGCGGGCGAGAAGTTCTATGGCACCTATGGCGCCACCAAGGCCGCGCAGATGGCGCTGGCCCGCAGCTGGCAGGCGGAAACCGAACGCACCGGCCCCAAGGTGCGCATTCTGGAGCCGCAGCCGATGGCCACCGCCCTGCGCGCCCGCTTCCACCCCGGCGAGGACCGCGCGGCGCTGACCCCGATCCAGGACGAGGCCGCGCGCCTGCTGCCGCAGATCCTGGCAGACTGA
- a CDS encoding helix-turn-helix transcriptional regulator — translation MRRTDRLFEIIQILRDGKLHRAQDIAGRLEVSTRTIYRDMETLMASGVPVEGERGVGYMVREQISLPPLTLTPEELEALNLGMAIVAEAADPDLKAAALSLAAKVDAVLPEQTIAEADAWKFAVYPFSDAARALAHMPTLRAAIKARQKLQLTYRRIDGTLTERKIRPLHMEYWGRVWTLTAWCETRQDFRVFRVDLIEDASALPELFVDEPGKRLQDYDPYGR, via the coding sequence ATGCGCCGCACCGACCGCCTTTTCGAAATCATCCAGATCCTGCGCGACGGGAAGCTGCACCGCGCCCAGGACATCGCCGGGCGGCTGGAGGTTTCCACCCGCACTATCTACCGCGACATGGAAACGCTGATGGCCTCCGGCGTGCCGGTCGAGGGCGAGCGCGGCGTCGGTTACATGGTGCGCGAGCAGATCAGCCTGCCGCCGCTCACCCTGACGCCAGAGGAGCTGGAGGCGCTGAACCTCGGCATGGCCATCGTGGCCGAGGCCGCCGACCCGGACCTGAAGGCCGCCGCCCTGTCGCTGGCGGCCAAGGTGGACGCGGTGCTGCCGGAACAGACCATCGCGGAGGCCGACGCCTGGAAATTCGCGGTCTACCCCTTCTCGGACGCCGCCCGCGCCCTGGCCCACATGCCTACGCTGCGGGCCGCCATTAAGGCGCGGCAGAAACTGCAGCTCACTTACCGCCGCATCGACGGCACCCTGACGGAGCGCAAGATCCGCCCGCTGCACATGGAATACTGGGGCCGGGTCTGGACCCTGACCGCGTGGTGCGAAACGCGGCAGGATTTCCGGGTGTTCCGGGTCGACCTGATCGAGGACGCCTCTGCCCTGCCGGAGCTGTTCGTGGACGAACCCGGAAAGCGCTTGCAGGACTACGATCCCTACGGGCGCTAA
- a CDS encoding twin-arginine translocase TatA/TatE family subunit, producing MLNNIGLPGLLLIAVVVLVLFGRGKISSLMGEVGKGITSFKKGISEGSNELEQDSVTSAKDVTPETEKDKV from the coding sequence ATGCTCAACAATATCGGCCTGCCCGGCCTGCTGCTCATCGCCGTTGTGGTTCTGGTCCTGTTCGGCCGCGGCAAGATTTCCTCGCTGATGGGCGAAGTCGGCAAGGGCATCACCTCGTTCAAGAAGGGCATCAGCGAAGGCAGCAACGAGCTGGAGCAGGACTCTGTGACCTCGGCCAAGGACGTGACGCCCGAGACCGAAAAAGACAAGGTCTAA
- a CDS encoding DUF2199 domain-containing protein: MLQTKGRLLDAHLARMLTSPRQCRCCGATFAQLLSLSCDRPDICSEDMEVEDNSAVLATRGDILTEDFCRLGDLRFVRAVLAIPLPGSRGEEFLLGTWASLSRDDFDAYLDLFEMRETEKLGDRPAWLANAIPPDMPMPAGCVLEMRPEGQYPELKVTEQNHPLYPLQKDGAELEELLELLYAYGHDLPSLVFDA, translated from the coding sequence ATGCTTCAGACGAAAGGCCGCCTCTTGGACGCGCATCTTGCCCGTATGCTGACCTCTCCGCGCCAGTGCCGCTGCTGCGGCGCCACTTTTGCGCAACTGCTGAGCCTCAGCTGCGACCGGCCCGATATCTGCTCCGAGGATATGGAGGTAGAGGACAACTCCGCCGTCCTTGCCACCCGCGGCGATATCCTGACCGAAGACTTCTGCCGCCTGGGCGATCTGCGCTTTGTCCGCGCGGTGCTGGCGATCCCGCTGCCCGGCAGCCGCGGCGAGGAGTTTCTGCTGGGCACCTGGGCCAGCCTCAGCCGCGACGATTTCGACGCCTATCTCGACCTGTTCGAGATGCGCGAGACGGAAAAGCTGGGCGACCGCCCGGCCTGGCTGGCCAATGCGATCCCGCCGGATATGCCGATGCCCGCGGGCTGCGTTCTGGAAATGCGGCCGGAGGGCCAGTATCCGGAACTGAAGGTCACCGAGCAGAACCATCCGCTCTATCCGCTGCAAAAGGACGGCGCCGAGCTGGAGGAGCTTCTGGAGCTGCTCTATGCCTATGGCCACGACCTGCCGTCGCTGGTTTTCGACGCCTGA
- the tatB gene encoding Sec-independent protein translocase protein TatB yields MFDLGWTELLVIGVVALIVVGPKDLPVLFRNVGRFVGKAKGMAREFSRAMHDAADEAGVNEVAKGLKAASNPMSAAMDGVKQAAQEMASSIDPAKFDPGSETGKLAAQRAEDAKKIQASTARAAAERKAREAEEALAKAEAAEAALKTDDGAKS; encoded by the coding sequence ATGTTCGATCTTGGGTGGACCGAACTGCTGGTCATCGGCGTTGTCGCGCTGATCGTGGTCGGCCCCAAGGACCTGCCGGTGCTGTTCCGCAATGTCGGGCGGTTCGTGGGCAAGGCCAAGGGGATGGCGCGCGAGTTCAGCCGGGCAATGCATGACGCGGCAGATGAGGCCGGGGTCAATGAGGTCGCCAAGGGCCTGAAAGCGGCGTCGAATCCGATGAGCGCAGCCATGGACGGGGTCAAGCAGGCGGCGCAGGAGATGGCTTCGTCGATCGACCCGGCGAAGTTTGACCCCGGCAGCGAGACCGGCAAGCTGGCCGCGCAGCGCGCCGAGGATGCCAAGAAGATCCAGGCCTCCACCGCGCGTGCCGCGGCGGAGCGCAAGGCGCGCGAGGCGGAAGAGGCGCTGGCCAAGGCAGAAGCTGCCGAAGCGGCGCTGAAGACGGATGATGGGGCCAAATCATGA
- a CDS encoding peptidoglycan DD-metalloendopeptidase family protein encodes MNRTPPTRTASRGLPRFRMPRARLLALLPMAGVLAACQSPLDYDLRGQLGAFNTATAAQSATSSRPAPDGRGLITYPSYQVAVAQRGDTVADVAARIGLPPEEVARYNGMAAGDKMRQGEVLALPRRAPADFPADGTAAPGSVDIATLAGQAIETAPLTSPNPGSVTTAAIQPAPKPQPAKVQRGPEPVRHKVKRGETAYTISRLYQVPVKSLAEWNGLGSDFAVREGQFLLIPLKEEPAAELTPAAAPVAVTEPGAGTQTPVPPSASKPLPEEKVAPAAVKPAAETLPKPELPKPTRASSAAMAYPVQGKIIKTYSKGRNDGIDISGAAGAPVNAAEAGTVAAITKDSNNVPIVVIRHSQKLLTVYQNVANITVKKGETVARGQRIASLRGGDDAYVHFEVRDGFESIDPLNYLN; translated from the coding sequence ATGAACCGGACCCCCCCCACCCGGACCGCATCCCGCGGGCTGCCCCGTTTCCGGATGCCCCGGGCCCGGCTGCTGGCGCTGCTGCCCATGGCCGGGGTGCTGGCGGCCTGCCAGAGTCCGCTGGACTACGACCTGCGCGGCCAGCTTGGCGCTTTCAACACCGCCACCGCCGCCCAGTCGGCCACCTCCAGCCGTCCCGCTCCGGATGGCCGCGGGCTGATAACTTACCCCTCTTACCAGGTGGCGGTGGCGCAGCGCGGCGACACCGTCGCGGATGTCGCCGCGCGCATCGGCCTGCCGCCGGAGGAGGTCGCCCGCTACAACGGCATGGCGGCCGGCGACAAGATGCGCCAGGGCGAAGTGCTGGCGCTGCCGCGCCGCGCCCCGGCAGATTTCCCTGCGGACGGCACCGCCGCCCCGGGCTCGGTGGATATTGCCACCCTGGCCGGACAGGCGATTGAGACCGCGCCGCTCACCTCTCCCAACCCGGGCTCGGTGACCACCGCCGCGATCCAGCCGGCGCCCAAGCCGCAGCCCGCCAAGGTGCAGCGCGGCCCGGAGCCGGTGCGCCACAAGGTGAAACGCGGCGAGACCGCCTATACCATCTCGCGCCTGTATCAGGTGCCGGTGAAATCGCTGGCGGAATGGAACGGCCTGGGCAGCGACTTTGCCGTGCGCGAGGGCCAGTTCCTGCTGATCCCGCTGAAGGAGGAACCGGCGGCCGAGCTGACCCCGGCCGCAGCCCCCGTTGCAGTGACCGAACCGGGCGCAGGCACCCAGACGCCGGTGCCGCCCAGCGCCAGCAAGCCGCTGCCGGAAGAAAAGGTCGCGCCCGCCGCGGTCAAGCCCGCGGCAGAGACCCTGCCCAAGCCGGAGCTGCCGAAACCCACCCGCGCCAGCAGCGCGGCGATGGCCTATCCGGTGCAGGGCAAGATCATCAAGACCTACTCCAAGGGCCGCAATGACGGGATCGACATTTCCGGCGCCGCCGGTGCGCCTGTGAATGCAGCCGAAGCGGGCACCGTGGCGGCGATCACCAAGGATTCCAACAACGTGCCGATCGTGGTGATCCGCCACAGCCAGAAGCTGCTGACGGTGTATCAGAACGTTGCCAATATCACGGTGAAGAAGGGCGAGACCGTCGCCCGCGGCCAGCGCATCGCCTCCCTGCGCGGCGGTGACGATGCCTATGTGCATTTCGAAGTGCGCGACGGGTTCGAGAGCATCGACCCGCTGAATTACCTGAACTGA
- the surE gene encoding 5'/3'-nucleotidase SurE: protein MRILITNDDGISAEGLTILEAIAHEVAGPEGEVWTVAPAFEQSGVAHCISYTRPTMLSQLSERRFAAEGSPADCVLAGLHVVMHGQRPDLVLSGVNRGNNSAENALYSGTLGGAMEAALQGIPAMALSQYYGPANRETGNPFEAAAVHGAALIKKILAAQPQDAQDYRLFYNINFPPVPAAEVKGTRVAPQGWRPGCHFSAEEQLSPTGRRYLWIRGGNQHVEATPGSDAAVNLDGYISVTPMRADLTAGDALDALKAVEWTGE, encoded by the coding sequence ATGCGCATTCTGATCACCAATGACGACGGCATCAGCGCCGAAGGGCTCACCATCCTGGAGGCCATCGCCCATGAGGTTGCAGGCCCGGAAGGCGAAGTCTGGACCGTGGCGCCGGCCTTTGAGCAATCCGGCGTCGCCCATTGCATCAGCTACACCCGCCCCACCATGCTCAGCCAGCTGAGCGAGCGCCGCTTTGCCGCCGAAGGCTCCCCTGCGGACTGCGTGCTGGCGGGACTGCACGTGGTGATGCACGGCCAAAGGCCCGACCTGGTGCTGTCCGGCGTGAACCGCGGCAACAACTCGGCGGAAAACGCGCTCTATTCCGGCACCCTGGGCGGCGCGATGGAGGCCGCTTTGCAGGGCATCCCGGCAATGGCGCTGTCGCAGTATTACGGGCCTGCCAACCGGGAGACCGGCAATCCGTTTGAAGCCGCCGCCGTGCATGGCGCCGCCCTGATCAAGAAGATCCTGGCCGCCCAGCCGCAGGATGCACAGGATTACCGGCTGTTTTACAACATCAATTTCCCGCCGGTCCCGGCTGCGGAGGTCAAGGGCACCCGGGTTGCGCCGCAGGGCTGGCGCCCCGGCTGCCATTTCTCGGCCGAGGAGCAGCTGTCGCCCACCGGGCGCCGCTACCTGTGGATCCGCGGCGGCAACCAGCATGTCGAGGCCACGCCCGGCTCGGATGCTGCGGTCAACCTGGACGGCTACATCTCCGTTACCCCGATGCGCGCCGACCTGACCGCGGGCGATGCGCTGGATGCGCTGAAGGCGGTCGAATGGACGGGCGAGTGA
- the purF gene encoding amidophosphoribosyltransferase: MCGILGIASRDTDVFAEIYDGLLMLQHRGQDASGIVTYTGEFFRERKENGLVKDVFGPADAETLTGRIGMGHVRYPTAGSLSATEAQPFFVNAPYGIYLVHNGNITNTAEQREKVTGKYSRHLRTTSDSEILLNVLADKVADAIKVNGNADPVRNILAGVKMTMERVQGAYSVLCLIAGVGMLAFRDPHGIRPLSMAARPAADGGTDYAFASEDVAFGINGFKKTRDVKPGEAILVDLEGNLHEFQAVEGKLTPCIFEYVYLARPDSMMDGVSVYKTQLRMGQALAKQIEESGLEIDSIIPVPDSARPVALEVANATGIRYREGLVKNRYVGRTFIMPGQAERQKSVRRKLNAIPLEFKGLNVLLIDDSIVRGNTIKKIVQMCREAGAKKVYVASASPPVKYPNVYGIDMPTKHELIANGLSIEEIRDELGADALFYQNLDDLIWAAKEGNPDIEQFDCSCFDGNYVTGVTSEYLNALESSSRVSAKIQDMPVPGASWNAPNLASG; the protein is encoded by the coding sequence ATGTGCGGGATTTTGGGGATCGCAAGCCGGGACACGGATGTCTTTGCGGAAATTTATGACGGGCTCTTGATGCTGCAGCACCGCGGCCAGGACGCCTCGGGCATCGTGACCTACACCGGCGAGTTCTTCCGCGAGCGCAAGGAAAACGGGCTGGTCAAGGATGTGTTCGGCCCCGCAGACGCCGAAACCCTGACCGGCCGCATCGGCATGGGCCACGTCCGCTATCCCACTGCGGGCTCGCTCAGCGCTACCGAGGCGCAGCCGTTTTTCGTCAACGCGCCCTACGGCATCTACCTGGTTCACAACGGCAATATCACCAACACCGCCGAGCAGCGCGAGAAGGTGACTGGCAAATACAGCCGCCACCTGCGCACCACTTCGGATTCGGAAATCCTGCTGAACGTGCTGGCCGACAAGGTCGCCGACGCGATCAAGGTAAACGGCAATGCCGACCCGGTCCGCAACATCCTGGCCGGCGTCAAGATGACCATGGAGCGGGTGCAGGGCGCCTATTCCGTGCTGTGCCTGATTGCCGGCGTCGGGATGCTGGCCTTCCGCGACCCGCATGGCATCCGGCCCCTGTCGATGGCCGCGCGTCCGGCGGCGGACGGCGGCACCGATTACGCCTTTGCCTCCGAAGACGTGGCCTTTGGCATCAACGGCTTCAAGAAAACCCGCGACGTCAAGCCGGGCGAGGCGATCCTGGTCGACCTGGAGGGCAACCTGCATGAGTTCCAGGCGGTCGAGGGCAAGCTGACGCCCTGCATCTTCGAATATGTCTACCTGGCCCGCCCCGACTCGATGATGGACGGGGTGTCGGTCTACAAGACCCAGCTGCGCATGGGCCAGGCGCTGGCCAAGCAGATCGAGGAGTCGGGGCTGGAGATCGACAGCATCATCCCGGTACCCGATTCGGCCCGCCCCGTGGCGCTCGAAGTCGCCAATGCCACCGGCATCCGCTACCGCGAAGGGCTGGTGAAGAACCGCTATGTGGGCCGCACCTTCATCATGCCCGGCCAGGCCGAGCGGCAGAAATCGGTGCGCCGCAAGCTCAACGCGATCCCGCTGGAGTTCAAGGGCCTGAACGTGCTGCTGATCGACGATTCAATCGTGCGCGGCAACACCATCAAGAAGATCGTGCAGATGTGCCGCGAAGCGGGTGCCAAGAAGGTCTATGTCGCCTCCGCCTCGCCGCCGGTGAAGTACCCCAACGTCTATGGCATCGACATGCCGACCAAGCACGAGCTGATCGCAAACGGCCTCAGCATCGAGGAAATCCGCGACGAGCTGGGCGCGGACGCGCTGTTTTACCAGAACCTCGACGACCTGATCTGGGCCGCCAAGGAGGGCAACCCGGACATCGAGCAGTTCGACTGCTCCTGCTTTGACGGCAACTATGTCACCGGCGTCACCAGCGAGTACCTGAACGCGCTGGAAAGCAGCAGCCGGGTCAGCGCCAAGATCCAGGACATGCCGGTGCCCGGCGCCTCCTGGAACGCCCCCAACCTGGCCTCTGGCTGA
- a CDS encoding selenium-binding protein SBP56-related protein has protein sequence MNLRPDPTFHATPRLAMEAPAETLAFTLMLSPDGSQPDGLAVVDVDPKSDSYGEIVHQLIMPNKGDEFHHFGWNACSSSLSPLSGHAFLERRYLIIPGIRSSRIYVVDVKEPRAAKIHKIIEPEEVFAKTGYSRPHTIHCGPEGIYVSTLGGGGEDGTDGPPGIFIMDCETFEILGRYEMDRGKQDKHYDFWWNLPRDYMVSSEWGLPPQFENGIVAEDLLSNKYGHSIHFWNLRQRKNVQTIDLGENHQMALEIRPAHDPSKDYGFCGVVVDTTNLQGAIFTWWQQADGSFEAKKTITIDPRPEKPENLPPLLQGFEAVPPLVTDIDLSLDDRFLYVACWGLGEMHQYDVSDPMNPKLAGKVEIGGIARGTKHPNGKDFAYGPQMVEISRDGKRVYWTNSLYSTWDDQFYPDAEGGQMVMANAGENGGLELDKDFYVEFPKGYRSHQIRLEGGDCSTDSFCYPSA, from the coding sequence ATGAACTTGAGGCCTGACCCCACTTTTCATGCCACCCCCAGGCTTGCCATGGAGGCCCCGGCGGAAACGCTGGCCTTTACCCTGATGCTGAGCCCCGACGGCTCCCAGCCCGACGGGCTGGCGGTGGTCGATGTCGACCCGAAGTCCGACAGCTATGGCGAGATCGTGCATCAACTGATCATGCCCAACAAGGGCGACGAATTTCACCACTTCGGCTGGAACGCCTGCTCCTCGTCGCTGTCGCCGCTGTCCGGCCACGCGTTTCTGGAGCGGCGCTATCTGATCATTCCCGGCATCCGCTCCAGCCGGATCTATGTGGTCGACGTGAAGGAGCCGCGCGCGGCGAAGATCCACAAGATCATCGAACCCGAGGAGGTTTTTGCCAAGACCGGCTATTCGCGCCCGCACACCATCCACTGCGGCCCCGAAGGCATCTATGTGTCCACCCTGGGCGGCGGCGGCGAGGATGGCACCGACGGCCCCCCGGGCATCTTCATCATGGATTGCGAGACCTTCGAGATCCTGGGCCGCTACGAGATGGACCGCGGCAAGCAGGACAAGCATTATGATTTCTGGTGGAACCTGCCGCGCGACTACATGGTGAGTTCGGAATGGGGCCTGCCGCCGCAGTTCGAGAACGGCATCGTGGCGGAGGATCTGCTGAGCAACAAATACGGCCACTCGATCCATTTCTGGAACCTGCGCCAGCGCAAGAACGTGCAGACCATCGACCTCGGCGAAAACCACCAGATGGCGCTGGAGATCCGGCCCGCGCATGATCCCTCCAAGGATTACGGGTTTTGCGGCGTTGTGGTCGACACCACCAACCTGCAGGGCGCGATCTTCACCTGGTGGCAGCAGGCCGACGGCAGCTTTGAGGCCAAGAAGACCATCACCATCGACCCGCGGCCCGAGAAGCCGGAAAACCTGCCGCCGCTGTTGCAGGGGTTCGAGGCGGTGCCGCCCCTGGTCACCGATATCGACCTGAGCCTGGATGACAGGTTCCTGTACGTGGCCTGCTGGGGCCTGGGTGAGATGCATCAGTATGATGTCTCTGACCCGATGAACCCCAAGCTGGCCGGCAAGGTGGAGATCGGCGGGATTGCGCGGGGCACCAAGCATCCCAACGGCAAGGACTTTGCCTATGGCCCGCAGATGGTGGAGATCAGCCGCGACGGCAAGCGGGTCTACTGGACCAACTCGCTCTATTCCACCTGGGATGACCAGTTCTATCCGGACGCCGAGGGCGGCCAGATGGTGATGGCCAATGCCGGTGAAAACGGCGGGCTGGAGCTGGACAAGGACTTCTATGTGGAGTTCCCCAAGGGCTACCGCAGCCACCAGATCCGGCTGGAGGGCGGCGACTGCTCCACCGACAGCTTCTGCTACCCCTCCGCCTGA
- a CDS encoding ATP-binding protein, which yields MDQNALTRIAEALERMSPAPLETPDFDAASAFVWHVGPERLEPVEAVNRVDLDLLVGINRSRDTLLENTRRFAQGFAANNALLWGARGMGKSSLVKAVHGALAADHPELKLVELQREDLPSVARLLNHLRGAAHRFILFCDDLSFSHDDQHYKSLKAVLDGGIEGRPENVVFYATSNRRHLMPRDMIENERSSAINPSEAVEEKVSLSDRFGLWLGFHPCDQDEYLAMIEGYCAAYGIEADAEGLRAEAIEWQATRGARSGRVAWQFFTDLAGRHGVALR from the coding sequence ATGGACCAGAACGCATTGACCCGCATTGCCGAGGCGCTGGAGCGGATGTCGCCTGCGCCGCTGGAAACCCCCGATTTTGACGCCGCCAGCGCCTTTGTCTGGCATGTGGGGCCGGAGCGGCTGGAGCCGGTGGAGGCGGTGAACCGGGTCGATCTGGATCTTCTGGTCGGCATCAACCGCTCCCGCGATACGCTGTTGGAGAACACCCGGCGGTTCGCGCAAGGCTTCGCTGCCAATAACGCGCTGCTGTGGGGCGCGCGGGGGATGGGGAAATCCAGCCTGGTGAAAGCCGTGCACGGCGCGCTGGCGGCGGATCACCCGGAGCTGAAGCTGGTGGAACTGCAGCGCGAGGATCTGCCCTCGGTGGCGCGGCTTCTGAACCACCTGCGCGGCGCGGCGCACCGGTTCATCCTGTTCTGCGATGACCTGTCCTTCAGCCATGACGACCAGCATTACAAAAGCCTCAAGGCGGTGCTGGACGGCGGCATCGAGGGGCGGCCGGAGAACGTGGTGTTCTATGCCACCTCCAACCGCCGCCACCTGATGCCGCGGGACATGATCGAGAACGAGCGCTCCAGCGCCATCAACCCGTCGGAGGCGGTGGAGGAGAAGGTGTCCCTGTCCGACCGTTTCGGGCTGTGGCTGGGCTTCCACCCTTGCGATCAGGACGAATACCTGGCGATGATTGAGGGCTATTGCGCCGCCTACGGGATCGAGGCAGACGCGGAGGGATTGCGCGCCGAGGCGATCGAATGGCAGGCGACACGCGGCGCGCGCTCGGGCCGGGTGGCCTGGCAGTTCTTCACCGATCTGGCGGGGCGGCACGGAGTGGCGCTGCGCTGA